In Janthinobacterium sp. J1-1, a single genomic region encodes these proteins:
- a CDS encoding MlaD family protein, with amino-acid sequence MSDKEEGVRAPDTRQLPEPDVDKASRWLPSLVWLIPLLAALIGAGLAAKSILDQGPTVTVSFKSAEGLEPGKTKVKYKDVDIGQVRAINLGEDLSRVLVTIEMSKEARRFATADSRFWVVRPQIGASGVTGLGTLLSGAYIGVDTGKSEAKKDSFTGLESPPAVDGDQKGKLFTLHAESLGSVDVGSPVFFHRLRVGKVVSFSLDKDGNGISMTVFVNAPYDQFVGKNARWWHASGVDVRLDSNGFKLNTQSLAALLVGGIAFEAENGRKPELPAPANTNFRLAPDEASAMRAPDGEAITTVFYFDQSLRGLQPGATVDFRGIVLGEVRSVGIEFDPVRKNFRMPVTVNLYPARLGMRFQTAVADAEGSSSHQMLERMVSRGLRAQLRTGNLLTSQLYIALDFFPKAAKVALDTSKYPLEVPTVPNTLDELQTQVASIARKLDQVPFADIGNNLNATIRQANALFKQLDSQVVPEMRGTLTAAKNTFGTAEQVLQKDSPLQSDVRQALQQLTQTLQSLNALTDYLERHPESLIRGKQGDDKK; translated from the coding sequence ATGTCTGACAAGGAAGAGGGCGTACGCGCGCCCGATACGCGGCAATTGCCGGAACCGGACGTGGACAAGGCCAGCCGCTGGCTGCCGTCGCTGGTGTGGCTGATCCCGCTGCTGGCCGCGCTGATCGGCGCCGGCCTGGCCGCCAAGTCCATCCTCGACCAGGGGCCGACGGTGACCGTCAGCTTCAAGAGCGCCGAGGGGCTCGAACCAGGCAAGACCAAGGTCAAGTACAAGGATGTCGATATCGGCCAGGTGCGCGCCATCAACCTGGGCGAGGACCTGAGCCGCGTGCTGGTGACCATCGAAATGAGCAAGGAGGCACGCCGCTTCGCCACCGCCGATTCGCGCTTCTGGGTGGTGCGTCCGCAGATCGGCGCCAGCGGCGTGACGGGCCTGGGCACCTTGCTGTCGGGCGCGTATATCGGCGTCGATACGGGCAAGTCCGAGGCCAAGAAGGACAGCTTCACGGGTCTGGAAAGTCCGCCCGCCGTCGATGGCGACCAGAAGGGGAAATTGTTTACCCTGCATGCGGAAAGCCTCGGTTCGGTCGACGTGGGTTCGCCCGTGTTCTTCCACCGCCTGCGCGTGGGCAAGGTGGTCAGCTTCAGCCTGGACAAGGACGGCAACGGCATTTCCATGACGGTGTTCGTCAATGCGCCGTACGACCAGTTCGTCGGCAAGAACGCGCGCTGGTGGCATGCCAGCGGCGTCGATGTGCGCCTGGACTCGAACGGCTTCAAGCTGAACACGCAATCGCTGGCGGCGCTGCTGGTGGGCGGCATCGCCTTCGAGGCGGAAAACGGCCGCAAGCCCGAACTGCCCGCGCCGGCCAACACCAACTTCCGCCTGGCCCCCGACGAGGCCAGCGCCATGCGCGCACCGGACGGCGAGGCCATCACCACGGTGTTTTATTTCGACCAGTCGCTGCGCGGCCTGCAGCCTGGCGCCACGGTGGACTTCCGCGGCATCGTGCTCGGTGAAGTACGCTCGGTGGGCATCGAATTCGATCCGGTCAGGAAGAACTTCCGCATGCCCGTCACCGTGAACCTGTATCCGGCGCGCCTGGGCATGCGCTTCCAGACGGCGGTGGCCGATGCGGAAGGCTCCAGCAGCCACCAGATGCTCGAGCGCATGGTCAGCCGTGGCTTGCGGGCCCAGCTGCGCACCGGCAACCTGCTCACCAGCCAGCTGTATATCGCGCTCGACTTCTTCCCGAAAGCGGCCAAGGTGGCGCTCGACACCAGCAAGTATCCGCTGGAAGTGCCGACGGTGCCGAACACGCTCGACGAATTGCAGACGCAGGTGGCCAGCATCGCCAGGAAGCTCGACCAGGTTCCGTTTGCCGACATCGGCAATAATCTGAACGCCACCATCCGGCAAGCCAATGCGCTGTTCAAGCAGCTCGACAGCCAGGTGGTGCCGGAAATGCGCGGTACCCTGACGGCGGCAAAAAATACCTTTGGTACGGCCGAACAGGTACTGCAAAAGGATTCGCCGCTGCAGTCCGATGTGCGCCAGGCCTTGCAGCAGCTGACGCAAACCCTGCAGTCGCTCAACGCCCTGACCGATTACCTGGAACGCCACCCGGAGTCGCTGATCCGTGGCAAACAAGGAGATGACAAGAAATGA
- a CDS encoding paraquat-inducible protein A: MLYRKRPLRPREKARCVRCRSVLYRGTSADLNRVVALTLGAAFIFLIAQFFPIVELDVNGLTSSATLLGAIRVLWHEQMQVVATMVFLFTMLFPAIELGSLLYVSLGLRLGVKVPGFSLVLRAVQTARAWGMTEVLMIGILITVIKMTSLATVVPRPGLFAFGALTMMLAIVVSFDPKALWNAGDDLARQALPGIRYKSFEPGDALLPCHSCGLVAPPGGTARHPHCVRCGATLHGRHPDSINRTWALLIAAAILYIPANLLPVMYTHSLFGVEDDTIMSGVVFFWTSGSKGLAIIIFIASVVVPMLKLATLALLAFTAQRRSRWRPEQRTKLYRMVEFIGRWSMLDIFVVTLTVALVRFDALAVITAGPGALAFGAVVVLTMLASMQFDPRLIWDPVDEAAKPHQPAVKNLAIGEHHV; encoded by the coding sequence GTGCTGTACCGAAAGCGCCCGTTGCGTCCGCGTGAAAAGGCGCGCTGCGTGCGTTGCCGCTCGGTGCTCTACCGCGGCACGTCGGCCGACCTGAATCGCGTGGTGGCGCTGACCCTGGGCGCCGCCTTCATCTTCCTGATCGCCCAGTTCTTCCCCATCGTCGAACTCGACGTCAATGGCCTGACCTCCAGCGCCACCCTGCTGGGTGCCATCCGCGTGCTGTGGCACGAGCAGATGCAGGTGGTGGCCACCATGGTGTTCCTGTTTACCATGCTGTTTCCCGCCATCGAACTGGGCTCCCTGCTGTATGTATCGCTGGGCCTGCGGCTGGGCGTGAAAGTGCCCGGCTTCAGCCTGGTGCTGCGCGCGGTGCAGACGGCGCGCGCCTGGGGCATGACGGAAGTGCTGATGATCGGCATCCTGATCACCGTGATCAAGATGACCAGTCTCGCCACGGTGGTGCCGCGCCCCGGCCTGTTCGCCTTTGGCGCGCTGACCATGATGCTGGCGATCGTCGTCTCGTTCGACCCGAAGGCGCTGTGGAACGCGGGCGACGACCTGGCGCGGCAGGCCTTGCCCGGCATCCGCTACAAAAGTTTCGAGCCCGGTGACGCGCTGCTACCCTGCCACAGCTGCGGCCTGGTGGCGCCACCTGGCGGCACGGCCAGGCATCCGCATTGCGTGCGCTGCGGCGCCACCTTGCATGGACGCCATCCGGACAGCATCAACCGCACCTGGGCGCTCTTGATCGCGGCCGCCATCCTGTATATCCCCGCCAACCTGCTGCCCGTGATGTATACCCACTCGCTGTTTGGTGTGGAAGACGACACCATCATGAGCGGCGTGGTGTTCTTCTGGACCAGCGGCTCGAAAGGCCTGGCCATCATTATCTTTATCGCCAGCGTGGTGGTGCCCATGCTGAAACTGGCGACCCTGGCGCTGCTGGCGTTCACGGCGCAGCGCCGTTCGCGCTGGCGCCCGGAGCAGCGCACAAAACTGTACCGCATGGTCGAATTCATCGGCCGCTGGTCGATGCTCGATATTTTCGTCGTGACCCTGACGGTGGCGCTGGTGCGCTTCGACGCGCTGGCCGTGATCACGGCCGGCCCGGGCGCGCTGGCCTTTGGCGCGGTGGTGGTGCTGACCATGCTGGCGTCGATGCAGTTCGATCCGCGCCTGATCTGGGACCCGGTCGACGAGGCCGCCAAACCGCATCAACCCGCTGTAAAAAACCTGGCAATTGGAGAGCATCATGTCTGA